The following coding sequences are from one Macaca nemestrina isolate mMacNem1 chromosome 1, mMacNem.hap1, whole genome shotgun sequence window:
- the LOC105496713 gene encoding gamma-aminobutyric acid receptor subunit delta: protein MDAPAPLLAPLLLLCAQLLRGTRAMNDIGDYVGSNLEISWLPNLDGLIAGYARNFRPGIGGPPVNVALALEVASIDHISEANMEYTMTVFLHQSWRDSRLSYNHTNETLGLDSRFVDKLWLPDTFIVNAKSAWFHDVTVENKLIRLQPDGVILYSIRITSTVACDMDLAKYPMDEQECMLELESYGYSSEDIVYYWSESQEHIHGLDKLQLAQFTITSYRFTTELMNFKSAGQFPRLSLHFHLRRNRGVYIIQSYMPSVLLVAMSWVSFWISQAAVPARVSLGITTVLTMTTLMVSARSSLPRASAIKALDVYFWICYVFVFAALVEYAFAHFNADYRKKQKAKAKVKVSRPRAEMDVRNAIVLFSLSAAGVTQELAISRRQRRVPGNLMGSYRSVGVETGEMKKEGAARSGGQGGIRARLRPIDADTIDIYARAVFPAAFAAVNVIYWAAYAM, encoded by the exons AGCGATGAATGACATTGGCGACTACGTGGGCTCCAACCTGGAGATCTCCTGGCTCCCCAACCTGGATGGGCTGATAGCCGGCTATGCCCGCAACTTTCGGCCTGGCATTGGAG GGCCTCCCGTGAATGTGGCCCTCGCTCTGGAGGTGGCCAGCATCGACCACATCTCAGAGGCCAACATG GAGTACACCATGACGGTGTTCCTGCACCAGAGCTGGCGGGACAGCAGGCTCTCCTACAACCACACCAATGAGACCCTGGGCCTGGACAGCCGCTTCGTGGACAAGCTCTGGCTGCCCGACACCTTCATCGTGAACGCCAAGTCGGCCTGGTTCCATGACGTGACAGTGGAGAACAAGCTCATCCGGCTGCAGCCCGACGGCGTGATCCTGTACAGCATCCG AATCACCTCCACTGTGGCCTGCGACATGGACCTGGCCAAATATCCCATGGATGAGCAGGAGTGCATGCTGGAGCTGGAGAGCT ACGGTTACTCATCGGAGGACATTGTCTACTACTGGTCGGAGAGCCAGGAGCACATCCACGGTCTGGACAAACTGCAGCTGGCGCAGTTCACCATCACCAGCTACCGCTTCACCACGGAGCTGATGAACTTCAAGTCCG CCGGCCAGTTCCCGCGGCTCAGCCTGCACTTTCACCTGCGGAGGAACCGCGGCGTGTACATCATCCAGTCCTACATGCCCTCCGTCCTGCTGGTCGCCATGTCCTGGGTCTCCTTCTGGATTAGCCAGGCGGCGGTGCCCGCCAGGGTGTCTCTAG GCATCACCACGGTGCTGACGATGACCACGCTCATGGTCAGTGCCCGCTCCTCCCTGCCACGGGCATCGGCCATCAAGGCACTGGATGTCTACTTCTGGATCTGCTACGTCTTCGTGTTTGCCGCCCTGGTGGAGTACGCCTTCGCGCACTTCAATGCCGACTACAGGAAGAAGCAGAAGGCCAAGGCCAAGGTCAAGGTCTCTAGGCCGAGGGCAGAG ATGGACGTGAGGAACGCCATcgtcctcttctccctctctgctGCCGGCGTCACGCAGGAACTGGCCATCTCCCGCCGGCAGCGCCGCGTCCCAGGGAACCTGATGGGCTCCTACAGGTCGGTGGGGGTGGAGACGGGGGAGATGAAGAAGGAGGGGGCAGCTCGCTCGGGAGGCCAGGGGGGCATCCGCGCCCGGCTCAGGCCCATCGACGCAGACACCATTGACATTTACGCCCGCGCTGTGTTCCCTGCGGCATTCGCAGCCGTCAATGTCATCTACTGGGCGGCGTACGCCATGTGA